TATCTCCTGCATCCCAGCAGCCTCTGGGAAAACTATCCCCATCTTCACCTCAGGTATGACTCACGTTTTACTCTACCatatagaataataataataataactttatttatatagcaccttttaaaaacacaggtttacagagtgctttgacaaacaagaaaaaaaaaacccaaagcaaactaaaccaaacataGAAGAACATTagcaacagcaagaacataacaaatgcaaaatactaaaaataattaaatacaattcaacagaaaagaacccaaagtgcacgatacccaacagacatatataacccgaccatcacaagaaccatcataagaacctaggcaacacaagaacccaacaacacgagctgagcgGAGATCTATCTTATAATtaccctctgggattaataaagtatttctgattctgattaaaataataatacatatttttaatcattttgtggAAGGGAGGGCAGTACAGCTACACGTATAGAGCATTGTCTTAAATTAGTTTTCTCCTCAGTGAAAGATACACTTGGTTAAAGGTACATGGTTATactacttctgtttgttttttcatgaagaaaagttCCCTCACAGTTTCTCAAGTGAAAGTCGACGTAAAAAATccggttcttttttttcccctaaactCCAGTGAGAACTCATGTTTCCAGTTTACTATCATACAAATCTAAGGAGCTGACACATTTGAGTAGCTATTGCATATTTGCTTAGAATAATACAAATTCTGAATTGATAATCCCAATTCtctcttcttcttatttttatttaactgtacAATATAGGACACTTGCACTTTGCTAAGTTGTTACTGTTGATCTGGAGCGCTGTTAATgtctgctgttttaaaaaaaaagccacattttAAAGGGCTTAATTTATCTGTAATAATGTATAACGTATCACTTCCTTTTAAAGACCAACGTTTTGTGACTTTACCTTGTTCATATAAACTTAAATATAATGAGGATAAATGAAACTAGATTGAGTCCTTTTATGAATCATGTAGGAGCCCTCTTAGGAATCAAAAACTGGAGGTAATGATTGGCACAGATCAGTGTAGGGGTTTTGGGGGCCGTGGTTGCGTGCCTTGGTTGATTGGTTATCTAGCTCTTGTTCTATATTTGTACTTCTTAGCTCCTCATCGTGACCTTATTTCTGCAGTGTTCCTTAAAAAACGTGCTGCATGCAGCTTGCACACAGGGCCAAAACATTAAGCATGCATGATCTCAGAAACGTTCATGCAAATAGGGAAACGTGATTTCCTCTTTCAAGTTGGGGAATAAAAATAACTCAGTCAAACTGTGTCTTCTCTGAACTATGTTGCgtcagtgtttcttttaaaacactgacataTAGTGAATAGATACCAATCAAATCTGggaatgtactgtatgtatttcTCTGACTTTCTCTCCGccctgcctcttcttcttcttcttcctcctccttcctgtctgtgtgtgtttgtgctgcaggtttCAGGTGAAGTTTTTCTACCTCACTCAGCTGGCTTACTGGCTCCATTCCCTGCCAGAGCTCTACTTCCAGAAAGTACGCAAGGTCAGTAAGGAGGCCTGGGAACCAGAGGAGCTCTGGAGTGTGACTAGATaagctgcctgtgtgtgtgtgtgtgtgtgagagagagagtgtgtgtgtgtgtgtgagattgtgtgtgtgtgtgttttttctgcattaCACTGTGGTGATTCTGAACTAAAGAAACCAGTATTTAAAAGTGTTGCACCTTCACTAATAGTCTGTTTGATTTTTCAGGAGGAGATTTCCCGGCAGCTGCAGTACATCTGCCTCTATCTGCTGCACATCTCTGCAGCCTATTTGTTAAAGTAAGCATCCAGCAGCAGAAACCTGCGAATGGAAAGTGTTGTTAAGGGAAATGCAAGCAACAGAAAAAATGCTAAAGGGGAATTGCTCTGTTTGACTGCTAAGATTCTTCCATGTGGTTTTTGATTTCTAAATACTGTGTAAACACGGATTATTGTCTTTAAATCACACGTCTCACCGgccttctctcttctttctcgtGCAGTATGAGTCGTGTGGGTCTGGTGCTCCTCTTTCTTCAGTATGTGTCAGAATTGGGCTTCCACATTGCCAGACTCTTTTACTTCACTGATGAGAACCATCAGAAAATGTAAGTGTTGTCACTGGACTTCATGGTTGGGCTGTTTTTGtctgattaaaagaaaaaaatcaggacATTTCCATTGCTATGAACTTAACTTGAAAGCACACTTGGctcgtctctcctcctctctcagctgctgtttcacatccttttttttttgttgttgttgtttttttaaacctttgtgactctttgtttctttgtgtgtggttgtgcGCCAGGTTTGACCTGTGGGCGGTCAGCTTCGTGTTTACACGGATGGCCACTCTGACCCTGATGTTCCTGGCCGTTGGGTTTGGTTTGGCTCGAGCTGAGAACCAGGGGCTGGACTGGGAGACGGGCAACTTCAACAGTGTACTGATAAGGTGCTGAACTCTGTGTGCACATATGAGGACAAAGATTCATTCTGTGGAGCTGCTGTTATATTTTACAGCTACTGTAATGACtttgatgtagaaaaaaaaaaaaatacccgtGTCGCCTAGTTTATTGGGAAAGAGCtgactttgaatgttttattgttttactaCAGAGATTTTGTGAATGTTGTCGAGGATGTTTTACACTGATTGACAGAAAACCACTCttcagacacaacaacaaaacaacactacACAAGCCTTATATTGAGGTTCAaatgtcagaatcagaaatataaCCTTCCAAAAACCTACTCCATGTTCAGTCACAATATGAAATGTTCTTTGAAGGTATCTCTGAATCGTCATTCCTATAATCAGTTGATATATTTTGACTTACTGACTCCAATTTAAACACCGAGTGTTACTGCTTGTGATCAAATGTGACAGCAGACCTCTCACCCgggcagaaaaagagaaagaattaGCAGATTTTCTTAAACAAAGCAGCAAAGGTTGCAAATGAGAAAACTGCTGTCAAACCCTGACAAATTCAAAGAATATCCTTCAGACTTCTTTTCAAACACACCAGGTGCTAGAAAGTTAAAATTCAGCACATAATGTCAAGTCTGTTTTTCCCaaatcacacattcacactaatCTTCTTGCCTTGGGGCCCCTTCAGGATGACCGTTCTACTGCTGGTATGTTTGACTCAATCCTGGCTCCTCTGGAAGTTTATCCGCTTCCAGCTGAGACGCTGGAGGGAGTTCAGACACGAGCAGGCTCTTCGCAAGAAGACTGCCACAAAACAAGCCCTCCGGCCGCTGAAGAGAGACTCGCGTGAGTTACAACACCATCCATATTTTAATACACACTGATGTGATCTTCTGATAATATCATTCTGATAACATTCATCTTGACTTTTCACCTCCGTCCCTCCCTGTAGTTGGTCATCATGAAAACGGAGTTCTTAAAGCTGAGAATGGAGCCTCTCCTCGGACCAAAAAGCTCAAATCCCCTTAAGATATCACAGTGACTGGCCTGAACAGAAGCCTTGGCCCCCGGCTGAGGTTTCTCAGCACGAGGAAGCTTGCGGACGCTGTCCACCGAGCTTCTCGTCGAGTGTGTCCTGAGATGTTACAAGGACTCAGTCGCTACAGACTTTGGCTTGAATGCTGGAAAAACGAAAAAATCCACAGGAATCACTCGAGCCCTAAAGACATTTACTCTTCTCATCatatcagtattttttttttttttttttatacatccaCACAGTTTTGCTATCCCACCCTAAGGAGCACCATTATGCATAAtgattcaaatgtaaagtgaaCACCGTGTGCGGCGCACGttgctgtgtgtcagtgttgaatgtgttgaTCCTCATTCAGAAGTACTGTATCGGTCGTAGTGTTGCCTGATGTTGCAGCTGTTTTTCAGCTCTCGCCATTGAGCCAGCTTCGCTTGTTTTCTAGTTTTGTCTATTGGAGCAGAAACATGttactgatgatgtcattgtaaGAAGTAATGATAAGATGTGAGCTCAGTGTGTCACGACCTTAACAGAAACTCTGCCCTGTCAGGGCAGGAATCATAGAGTGGTGACCTGGGCTCCTCATAATGATGtatctgtttaaaaaatccTATATTTGTCACTGGTCACTTAACATAATCATTGAGCATGTATGATGGACATTACAGCATGTCATtccatgtgtttttcttttcttttgttctttactttattaaataattcattttttctgaaatatgtttttaactcTTACATTGTGAgttttctacatgtttttatattttcattttattcatatattaaaattaatttttAATTGGTGATCTTTTGCAGTAATGAAACAAGGCATTGTCAGGTTGAAAATAgagacagacacatgcacaagTTTTACCAGTCCTAATGGTGTGGTGCAggttgacttaaaaaaaaatgctaaatgtttttcctttgaactttttgtttttttccttgcaGACAGGATGTAAAATTCAATAAGGAGATACTTGAACTGGAATCTTTGGCACACATGCATTGGGACatattatttatgtttctagCAAACTTTATAGTTCAGACAAGTATTGCAAGCTACTACAGTTGTCTTTATAAAACTTATATCCCTACTTTAaaatacctgtgtgtgtgccaggcGTGAGAATGGTATTTCAGTAACTCAACCAAACGCGCACCAAACAATTGGTGTATTTGATCAACTCCAGAAGCTGTTAGAttttacacaacaacaaaaaaaaatcacctttttCACAGACCTTTTTTTATAACAGTATATATTTATTAAGACTCACAAAAAGGTTTAATTCATAGTCTTGTGGTCTGATTTATTAGGGCGTAAACATCACTCCGGCCTTCTCTGTCATCAGGGTTACGATATCTCCGCTACATCATCACCTGGTAAAGAATGAGAAAAAGGATGAGCATCATTTTTTGATGAAtctaaaaccttaaaaaaacaatacatgatTTGATTATATCCAGAGGGGTATTGTTTGCTTAATGGCTGTTATAATTTTCACCATTATGGTCAGCTGTCTGGTTATTAGTCGTCCCCACACACAGCTTCTGGCGCAGAGAGTCCAGCGTTTGAACAGGAATTTGGCTCGAGATGGACTCAAGAAACTTCAGCACAAAGTAGTCAGCATCCGTTAGCACAAAGCGATggctgaaaactgaaaaacaaagaaagtagAGGAGGAAGACGCCATGAGCCGAGCTTGTTAGTGTAATTATGTAATGATCCTCTACAAGAAAGATTCCAGACAAAGCTTCATGCATGTAAAAGATATAAGGAACACAAGAGTAGATTTATCAATAAAGGTTGTTTCGGCAGAGAGATTACCCTCCACTGTGGCTCCGATAGCGAAGTCTGCAGGTGAGTAGAACTCAGGATTATCCACTGTAGACCCGGGCTTGGGGATGCGCGTTTTTTCCAGGAACTTTCCCCCGATGATGCCAGAGTTGCGTGTGGACTTTTCGAAAATACTGATCATGTCATCTGCCAAGAAGTAGGACAAAACGAAACGTCGGCCCTCATCTTCAGAGTTCTGGGAGTCCTGGAATATCACAGACACGAGACCAAAAGGAGAAattatctttattgttgttgaattgaatttatttatttaatagggacaatgcaatttaacataatttcaatacaaagcataaaactgatgtgctgcataaagagtatatagctgttactaatttccaactcgtgtccccagttgggcctttgtgtaaacaacagGCAACCATGCGTCACTCTGAAAGttcagtgaaagaaaaaaaacacaaacagatcacGCTGTCTTACCAGCCTGGCACTGAAGCGCAGCACTTTGTTGCCGTTCGCTAGCATCTTCAGCATGTTCTTTTTGGGAGGCTCAggatataaagacaaacaatTCTGGAGAGAATCTTCAAGTGAACCAAAACCGTTGTAGGCAGGAATCTCCTGTTAAcgcaggtaaaaaaaatatgatgaagTATAACAATTTAAAGTCATAGACCCTCAGGTTATAGGAaaccaaactaaaacaaatctgacaaaaaCATTCCAGTGGaccaccttcttcttctcctgaagtctgtctgtcttctttgGTATCTTTATGGTCTTCACATCCAGATCAGGGTGGTTCTTCTGGTAGTACTCTTTAGTAAAGCCGTCGCAGTCATTCAACTGGAAGCGACGACCCAGCAGTTTCATCGTCTGGCCCACCTGGAAGTCTTTGGGGGAGTAGTATTCATCCACTTCTTCTGTTGAGACTTCCAGCACACAGCGCGGAAAGCCCTCTGGAAACAGGAAGACAAAGTTTTATttcctgtgatgtgtttttactttcttttttgttcatctctaaataaatattttgggCTCGTTGCTTTCCTAAGATGTTGCCTCTTTGTGAATTTTCAAATACTTGTTATCtcctttctttacatttcttagtcactgcacctttttttaatatgttgaTTTATATTACTGCAAAATCAATATTTGCAATACATAACTATAAAAAACTACAATTTAATTATTATGAAGTGATCATTTTatagtgtgaaaaataaaatgacaaaaacattaaaagcaatACTCAATAACAGAATATGTTGTTACATTTAAAGctcaaatcttttattttcactgtATATGACTGGATGTAAAGAGGTACCTGTCCAAAGCACTGTATTAGACCTTGTCAAATTCTGCATAAAGTTAAAACCGAGTGTATGGAGTCTCACCAGACTCGGGTTTGATTTTCTTGGGCAGCTTCTGTCTGCGCATCACTATGGGGAAGGGATCTCGGCCACTGTTGGGTTCATGGACCTCTCTGATCTCCACTGTGTCGTCTACCAGGAAGTAGTGGATTGTAACAGGCCTGGTCTCCCCGTACAGAGAGTCAGACTCGTCCCACAGGGCAAAGAAACGCAGCACCTGACCAAGAAAAAGTTGACTTCAATAAAGGTAACCATAGTGTTGGCCACATAATGCCCTCTGGTATTTTAAAGAGCCAAAATAACAATGTGGAGGTGTTAACACAAgcagatctttttttattctaaatgacTTATAATAGGAAATATTATTGCAGCCCTGATTCTCCAAGTGAGTCTGGTATTAAAGAACTCTCCCCTACCTTACGATCCATGGTGAGAAAACGATACATGCTGTCAAATTCAGAGGGTGTTGTGAAAGAGGGCTGGAGGTTTCTGCGACGTTTGCCATAAGGGTCCACAGGCATTGGCACAGGGTCGTTGAGTACAATGCCCTCACTCTCCATGAATTCCTATAAACGACGAGAGAGATATCCACTCATTTGCTT
The Labrus mixtus chromosome 12, fLabMix1.1, whole genome shotgun sequence genome window above contains:
- the tram2 gene encoding translocating chain-associated membrane protein 2; its protein translation is MAFRRRNKSYPFFSQEFLIQNHADIVFSLVIFILIGLMFEATAKTAILFIQPQYNVTTLSPEGEVTLYHYGWKDGATILFYFFIAIILHAVVQEYLLDKVNRRLHLSKSKNTKFNESGQLCVFHLVSSVWTFYILITEGYLLHPSSLWENYPHLHLRFQVKFFYLTQLAYWLHSLPELYFQKVRKEEISRQLQYICLYLLHISAAYLLNMSRVGLVLLFLQYVSELGFHIARLFYFTDENHQKMFDLWAVSFVFTRMATLTLMFLAVGFGLARAENQGLDWETGNFNSVLIRMTVLLLVCLTQSWLLWKFIRFQLRRWREFRHEQALRKKTATKQALRPLKRDSLGHHENGVLKAENGASPRTKKLKSP
- the efhc1 gene encoding EF-hand domain-containing protein 1 translates to MSWNWNSHGLPFLPGYSFPDVTKSAFHRPQTLDYKNGYALPRRPAVGIGQEPLLSEQLIQQEISELSFQNPDTTYGSFEQSLAEEFIPAHVALDKKVLHFQAYFEESVVYSPDEEYRIRPVDIYYYLEDDSMCIIEPVVENSGIPQGKRLKRQQLPKNERGDHYLWKDLNLGMELEVYGVKYHITQCDPFTKEFMESEGIVLNDPVPMPVDPYGKRRRNLQPSFTTPSEFDSMYRFLTMDRKVLRFFALWDESDSLYGETRPVTIHYFLVDDTVEIREVHEPNSGRDPFPIVMRRQKLPKKIKPESEGFPRCVLEVSTEEVDEYYSPKDFQVGQTMKLLGRRFQLNDCDGFTKEYYQKNHPDLDVKTIKIPKKTDRLQEKKKEIPAYNGFGSLEDSLQNCLSLYPEPPKKNMLKMLANGNKVLRFSARLDSQNSEDEGRRFVLSYFLADDMISIFEKSTRNSGIIGGKFLEKTRIPKPGSTVDNPEFYSPADFAIGATVEVFSHRFVLTDADYFVLKFLESISSQIPVQTLDSLRQKLCVGTTNNQTADHNGDDVAEIS